The Arctopsyche grandis isolate Sample6627 chromosome 7, ASM5162203v2, whole genome shotgun sequence genome includes a window with the following:
- the LOC143914413 gene encoding ubiquitin domain-containing protein UBFD1-like, with protein sequence MLSSRDNMESEKSDISENCDPNSVPSAEKTAQPTEELDCENAKKPNKAEIKTIDECMETELGKVNEERVDFKVVFNKSKYDITFGWDKTIKELKLHLEDIIGVVQNAQKIMIKGMAKDEMTLRTAGIISGCKVMVVGSKMNDILAVTSVKQQFAADEKSLGSTSTKEPLCEQKIHRKVLDKGVPPDAMPGILGTKEPLPPVPLSGMLNKHGGKVRLTFKLELDQVWVGTKERTEKLALTSIKGITSEPIKGHEQYHIMALQLGPTDASRYWIYWVPAQYLDAIKEAILDKWQLF encoded by the exons ATGTTGTCATCCCGCGACAACATGG agTCAGAAAAGAGTGATATTTCCGAAAACTGTGATCCCAACTCGGTGCCCTCCGCCGAAAAGACGGCTCAGCCGACCGAAGAGTTAGACTGTGAGAATGCCAAAAAACCCAACAAAGCCGAAATAAAGACTATCGATGAATGCATGGAGACAGAACTCGGCAAAGTTAACGAAGAACGTGTAGACTTTAAAGTAGTATTCAATAAGAGTAAGTACGACATCACATTTGGATGGGACAAAACCATCAAAGAGCTTAAACTGCATCTGGAGGACATCATCGGCGTGGTGCAAAACGCTCAAAAGATCATGATCAAGGGAATGGCCAAGGACGAGATGACTCTCCGCACTGCCGGGATCATAAGCGGCTGCAAAGTTATGGTGGTCGGATCCAAAATGAACGACATCTTAGCCGTCACGAGCGTCAAACAA CAATTCGCAGCCGATGAGAAGTCGCTCGGATCTACAAGCACTAAAGAACCGCTATGTGAGCAGAAGATTCACCGAAAAGTTTTAGACAAAGGTGTGCCACCGGATGCCATGCCTGGTATTTTAGGAACTAAA GAGCCGTTGCCTCCGGTACCTTTGAGTGGAATGCTGAATAAACACGGTGGGAAAGTTAGACTTACGTTCAAATTGGAGCTCGATCAAGTGTGGGTCGGCACTAAAGAAAGAACTGAAAAATTAGCACTTACGTCCATTAAAG GCATCACTTCGGAACCAATTAAAGGCCATGAACAATATCATATAATG gCACTTCAACTCGGTCCGACTGATGCTTCTCGTTACTGGATATATTGGGTTCCGGCACAGTACCTTGACGCAATCAAAGAAGCTATTTTAGACAAGTGgcaacttttttaa